A genome region from Anastrepha ludens isolate Willacy chromosome 3, idAnaLude1.1, whole genome shotgun sequence includes the following:
- the LOC128856588 gene encoding tigger transposable element-derived protein 6-like, with amino-acid sequence MTSLLQPMDQGIIYNMKQHYRKRILTNILTQVDEGNSVMAIDLLQAVRNLSNIWNVCVKPETIANCFKKAGFSKDAIQIPFEHWDEEDLLSKSDLAALQSSFKKVANIEASFDDYVNVDNGVQTWDNPSEEDILNSIFESRGVPAEPDNDEHDLTVEELAETEEALPTLIQAASSISEIRTFVEIRSDVPINVFNSLHDLEAFIENEKWKTVIQTKLTDYFK; translated from the exons atgacttcgttactgcaaccaatggaccaaggcattatctacaacatgaaacaacattacagaaaacgaattttaacgaatatattgactcaagtggatgagggaaattctgttatggccatagacttgctgcaagcagttcgaaatcttagcaatatATGGAATGTCTgtgttaaaccagaaacaattgccaactgttttaaaaaggctggattttcaaaagatgctattcagattccatttgagcattgggatgaagaggaccttctttcaaaatcggatttggctgctttacagtcttcatttaaaaaagtagcaaatatcgaagcatcgtttgatgactacgtaaatgttgataatggtgtgcagacttgggacaacccatccgaagaagatattctcaacagcatttttgaaagtcgcggagttccagctgaacctg ataacgatgaacacgatttgaccgttgaagaattggcagaaactgaggaggcattacctacgttgatacaagctgcttcatccattagcgaaattagaacctttgtggaaatcaggagtgacgtgccgattaatgttttcaactctctacatgatttggaagcttttattgaaaatgaaaaatggaagactgtaattcaaaccaaactcactgattattttaaataa